GACCGACGGCACATCCAGCGACCAGCAGAGCCCGAACGGTCCGTTGCCGCTGCCGGAGTCGTATCCCAGGGCCAGGACGGGTTCGGCACCGCTGCGCGCCGCGGTGAGCGTGAGCGGCACGGACAGTGTTGCGGTTCCGGTCAACGCGTTCGCGGCGAACTTCTCCCCCATGGCCCGGATCGCGCCGCCGGATTTCGGCAGCGACAAAGAGGGGTGGTCCGGCCCTTTGTCCTGGCTCGGGCGCGCTCCGGCGTCCCGCCCCGCACTCTGGCCCGGCCCCGCTGCCCAGGAGTCCTGCGTCTGTGCCTGAGCCGGCCATCCCCGCTCTGCACCGTTTTCGCCCATGGTCGGCTCTGCGCGCATACTCGTTCCCCCGTCCAACTGCGCGGAACACGGCCCGGTTCCACGCCGGTTGCGCCCGCCTTCGCCAGTCCGGGCGACCTCGCCCCAGCCGAGTCGGCCGAACCTGCTCTTGGTCAGGGAGCTGTCGGGACACGGTGGAATGTGATGGCCTGAGCGCCTTCAAAGTGGCGGATGTGGCGCACTGAACGGTCAAGACTGTTCCACGCAGCCCCGAGGCTTCGCGACCCCAGTTCCGCTGAGCGGAACAATCGGACAACAACACTGGCGAGTTCGCTCCGTGCTGGAGACGGCGGTGGCGGGACGGCGGCGCCACCTGTTCCGACAAGGACGGCAGGTGGCGCTTCTTCCTCGACAACCCGTGGGGATCCGGCTTCGAGAAACGCCCAGTTCCGTGATGATGTCCGGGCACACGCCTGCGGCCTCGGCACGACGTGCCGGACGGCGCCGTACACAGCAGAGAGCCAACTTGGGGAGAGCGGAATGCGTGCTGGCAGGGTTGTGGTCGTCGGCGAGAGCATCGCGGGATGCGCGGCGACACTCGCACTGCGGCGGGCCGGGGTCGAGGGGGTCACGGTGTACGAGCGTGCGCAGGGGCGGTTGGCCGACCGCGGGGTCGGGGTTGCCATGCACAACGCCCGCTACGCGGAACTGGAGTCGGCGGGATACCTCGATGCCCATATTCCGTGGGGGCGGATAGTCCACCGCCGCTGGTACGTCCGGGACAACGCGATGCCGAACGCCCCGCTGGGCCGTGAGATCGCCACCAATCCGTTCCCATTTCGCAGCTACAACTGGGGCTCCCTCTGGCACGAGCTGCGCCGCCGGATGCCCGAGACGGCGGTCTTCCGGTCCGGATCGGCGGTCGAGGCCGTCGAGTTGACACCCGAGGGCGCCGAGGTGCACTCGGGCGGGCGCACCGAGCACTACGACGTGGTGATCGGCGCGGACGGCTACCGCTCGACCGTCCGGGCGGCCCTGTATCCCGACGTCCGCCCCCAGTACGCCGGTTACCTGGCATGGCGCGGCGCCTACCCTGCAGACCGGCTGCGCGACGCGGAGCTGTGGGCCGAGGACGAGTGCGCGTACGTCGTCTTCCAGGGCGGTCACCTCGTCGTGTACCGCATCCCGGACGGGACCGGCGGGCACCGCGTCAACTGGATCCTGTACACGGCCCCACCAGCCGGTCTGGACCAGGGTATGCACACGCCCACCAGCCTGCCTCCGGGCACCGCAGGCGACGCACTGCGCGCCCATCTGACGTACCTCGCCGCCGAGTTGCTGCCTGCCTACTGGGGCGACCTGGTGCGGGCGACGACACACGACGAGCTGTTCCTGCAACCCATGTACGACTTCACAGCGCCCCGTTACGCGGTAGGCCGGGCCCTGCTCATGGGCGACGCCGCCACGGTCGCCCGTCCGCACACCGGCGCAGGCGCCGTCAAGGCGCTGCAGGACGCCACGATCCTGGAATCGGCCCTGATGTCGGCGGCCACCTGGTCAGAGGCCCTGGTCGCCTACGACGCCGACCGGGCACCCTCCGGCCGAGTCATGGTCGACCTGGGGCGACGGCTCGGGCGGGCCCTGGTCCAGGAGACCCCGAACTGGCCCACGCTCGACCAGCCGGGCCTGGAGACCTGGTGGGACCAGGCGGCCGGGACGGGCGCGTTCGGCGGGCGGGAATTGAAGCGGTAGCGCTCGCGGCTCGCAGCGCCGGGCCACGGAGTACCGGGGCCCGGCGCAGAAGGCACCAGGATCCGGGGCGGACCAAGAAGGCACGTTCCGGCTGGAGATGGACAAGCGGCCGGCTTCACCCTGCCCACGGTGCCCCCACCCCCGTACACCGATGCCCAGCTCCCGCGCGACCGTCCGGGCGGGCGGGCGCCTCACGGTCGCCGGTGGCGAGCACGGGCCGCAGGCCGAGCCGCCGCAACTGGTCGGCTGATCGGTAAGCGCGCATGCGACTCGCCTTCCGTCATGGCATGCCCAAGCCCTGGCGGTAGGACGGGAGAGGGCCGGCCTTCGTCAGGACGGCGGCGCAGGCGGTGTTGGTGGCGCAGGCCAGGCCGGGGTTGCGGGGAGGCAGCAGGGTGTTGTCGGTGAACGCGAGACCGTGCGGGTCTCCGCACCCCTTGTCGTCCGGGTCCTGCTTGTTGGCCGGGGGCCAGGCTCCGGGGTACTCCCGTCGTTCGACCCATGCGGGGACGGTGTCGTCCCAGACGTTGCCGCGGTAACGCACGTTCTGGACGGGGCGGTTGCCCCACTCCTCGCTGCAACCGCCGATGGAGGCAACGTAGTTGTAGACGGTGTTGCGGTCCACGGTGACCCAGTTGGTGCTGTCATCGGTGTAGATCCCGACGTTCCAGTCGCCGTACTTGCTGTCGGTCACCGCGTTGCCGCTGATGACCGCGCCGTCGGCGAAGGAGTTGCCCTGTTCGCCGCGCAGATAGATGCCCCCTCCGTCCTCGAGGAGCCGGTTCGTCGCGTAGACGCGGTTGTCGAGGATTCGGTTGCGATGCATGATGCCCCGCAGGTCGTCGCCGGGACCGGAGAGGACGCCGCTGTAGGGGACGTCGTTGACCTGGTTGTGCGCGATGGTGGTCTCCTGGGTCGCGGTGTCCCAGATGCCGGAGGCCGCGTGGTACTCCGCGCCGATGTGGTGGATCCAGTTGTTGGTGATCCGGTTGCCGCGGTTGGTCCCCCTCTGGTCGGGCGGGACCACCCCCATCAGGATGCCGCCGTCGGAGACGTCGCTGATGACGTTCCCGTCGACGACGTTGTGCGAGCTGTTCTCGGACAACTCCAGTGCCTGGGCGCCCAGGTGGGTGAAACGGTTGCCCTCGAAGGTGATCCGCTCGGCGGTGCGGAAGGCTACCGTGCCGGGCACCGTGAGCAGCCTCGCATCTCCGCCCTTCCTGGGCCGCAGGTACATGCTCCACGCGGCGGGGAACCCGGCGGGTTCGCTGGGCGCCAGCCAGGTGGCGTATGCGAACGTCAGGCCGCGGAAGCCGATGTCGTGGAGGGGACGGCCCGGACGGCCGGAGCCGGTGACCAGGCTCTCCAGGACCGGGGCGACTACCCTGGCCCGGCGCATGTCCTCCCCGGGGCGCGGGAAGTAGCGCAGTTCGTGGTGTCCGGGCCGGGAGCGGTCGAGATACCAGCGGGCCGATCATGTGCGGGCCGTCGGGCGTGCTGCGCTGCCGGGCCGGGTGTCGACGGTGGATTAGTTGTGCGGGAACTGCGGGCGAGGTCGGGCGGCCGTTCTGCCGAACGGTGAGGTGTCCGGCTGCGTGCTCTCGTCTCCTCCTCACCTCGCTCGCGCCGGCCACCCTGGCCACCCCGTCGTCTCGT
Above is a genomic segment from Streptomyces sp. R21 containing:
- a CDS encoding FAD-dependent monooxygenase, with product MRAGRVVVVGESIAGCAATLALRRAGVEGVTVYERAQGRLADRGVGVAMHNARYAELESAGYLDAHIPWGRIVHRRWYVRDNAMPNAPLGREIATNPFPFRSYNWGSLWHELRRRMPETAVFRSGSAVEAVELTPEGAEVHSGGRTEHYDVVIGADGYRSTVRAALYPDVRPQYAGYLAWRGAYPADRLRDAELWAEDECAYVVFQGGHLVVYRIPDGTGGHRVNWILYTAPPAGLDQGMHTPTSLPPGTAGDALRAHLTYLAAELLPAYWGDLVRATTHDELFLQPMYDFTAPRYAVGRALLMGDAATVARPHTGAGAVKALQDATILESALMSAATWSEALVAYDADRAPSGRVMVDLGRRLGRALVQETPNWPTLDQPGLETWWDQAAGTGAFGGRELKR
- a CDS encoding right-handed parallel beta-helix repeat-containing protein yields the protein MRRARVVAPVLESLVTGSGRPGRPLHDIGFRGLTFAYATWLAPSEPAGFPAAWSMYLRPRKGGDARLLTVPGTVAFRTAERITFEGNRFTHLGAQALELSENSSHNVVDGNVISDVSDGGILMGVVPPDQRGTNRGNRITNNWIHHIGAEYHAASGIWDTATQETTIAHNQVNDVPYSGVLSGPGDDLRGIMHRNRILDNRVYATNRLLEDGGGIYLRGEQGNSFADGAVISGNAVTDSKYGDWNVGIYTDDSTNWVTVDRNTVYNYVASIGGCSEEWGNRPVQNVRYRGNVWDDTVPAWVERREYPGAWPPANKQDPDDKGCGDPHGLAFTDNTLLPPRNPGLACATNTACAAVLTKAGPLPSYRQGLGMP